Proteins encoded in a region of the Cyclopterus lumpus isolate fCycLum1 chromosome 23, fCycLum1.pri, whole genome shotgun sequence genome:
- the LOC117726332 gene encoding NXPE family member 3-like, with protein MKAKACVRREYCAIFLTLAVFVLIFVVRHMDDPEFQPKVIFAPRVSSGPAMNRSFCTFQPLSPQDALEERLILDSTAWPETPLLPALISLEQTSDPAHSTFTILPGRRGGQWHVGDQLEVMIQTCDFQGRPKKSGGDFLLARLHNRTLEAGVAGQVVDHLNGSYSAVFSLLWEGDAQVEVTLVHPSEAISVLDRLTREQPDRIYFRSLFRSGSLSETTICNVCLRPTEPLCNHTDLRTGDPWFCYKPKNLSCDARINHVGGEYKQNLKAKEEKLFQSGVNMKVSIRASGPSNVTVLPKKGGQLKVKSSTVTSGPSGYYYQGLWRALSGITVRQFNESAITECLKGKAVHMYGDSTVRQWFEFLNAALPDLKEFDLHSSKQGGPFMALDYANNILVTFRCHGPPLRFSNIPTRELCYIANELDGLVGDSNTVVVIGIWSHFSTFPMAIYIRRLQSIRRAVVRLLDRAPGTLVVIRTANPKALTLYETITNSDWFSLQRDKVLRAMFKGLNVHLIDAWEMSLAHYLPHNLHPQPPIITNMINHILSYICPQKDG; from the exons ATGAAGGCCAAAGCTTGTGTAAGAAGGGAGTACTGCGCCATCTTCCTAACTTTGGCTGTCTTTGTCCTAATCTTTGTGGTACGTCACATGGACGATCCGGAG TTTCAGCCTAAAGTCATCTTCGCCCCGAGAGTCTCCTCTGGCCCTGCCATGAATCGCAGCTTCTGCACCTTCCAGCCGCTGTCCCCTCAGGACGCTCTGGAGGAACGCCTCATACTAGACTCCACTGCTTGGCCTGAAACGCCACTTTTGCCAGCTCTTATTTCCTTGGAGCAGACCAGTGATCCTGCTCACAGCACCTTCACCATTCTcccagggaggagaggaggacagtggCATGTCGGGGATCAGCTGGAGGTCATGATACAAACCTGTGACTTCCAGGGTCGTCCCAAGAAGTCTGGGGGGGACTTCCTACTCGCACGGCTGCACAACCGGACGCTTGAAGCTGGTGTTGCTGGGCAAGTGGTGGATCATCTGAATGGGAGCTACTCTGCTGTCTTCTCTTTACTCTGGGAAGGAGACGCACAGGTTGAG GTGACGCTGGTTCACCCTAGTGAGGCCATCTCAGTGCTCGACAGGCTGACCCGAGAACAGCCAGACCGGATTTACTTCAGGAGCCTCTTCCGCTCAGGCTCACTCTCTGAAACCACCATCTGTAACGTCTGCCTACGTCCAACCGAGCCGCTGTGCAACCACACGGACCTCCGTACAGGTGACCCTTGGTTCTGCTACAAGCCAAAGAACCTGAGCTGTGACGCCAGGATCAACCATGTCGGGGGGGAATATAAACAAAACCTCAAGGCCAAGGAGGAGAAGCTCTTTCAAAG TGGTGTCAACATGAAAGTCTCCATTCGGGCTTCAGGACCTTCCAATGTCACTGTGTTGCCAAAAAAGGGAG GTCAGCTGAAGGTGAAGAGCAGCACTGTGACATCTGGACCTTCTGGTTATTACTACCAGGGTTTGTGGCGAGCACTAAGTGGCATCACAGTTCGCCAATTCAACGAGTCTGCCATCACTGAGTGTCTGAAAGGCAAGGCGGTCCACATGTATGGAGACTCCACCGTCAGGCAGTGGTTTGAATTCCTCAACGCAGCCCTACCAG ATCTTAAGGAGTTTGATCTTCACAGCTCAAAGCAAGGTGGACCTTTCATGGCCTTAGACTATGCAAACAACATCTTAGTGACGTTCCGCTGCCACGGTCCTCCTCTCCGTTTTTCCAACATCCCAACTAGAGAGCTTTGTTACATTGCCAATGAGCTAGATGGCTTAGTTGGAGACAGCAACACTGTTGTAGTCATTGGCATCTGGTCTCACTTCAGCACTTTTCCCATGGCGATCTACATCAGGAGGCTGCAGAGCATCCGCAGGGCGGTGGTGCGGCTGCTGGACAGGGCTCCAGGCACGCTGGTCGTCATCCGGACCGCAAACCCCAAAGCTTTGACGCTTTATGAGACAATTACCAACAGCGACTGGTTCTCACTGCAGCGCGATAAGGTACTCAGAGCCATGTTCAAAGGACTGAATGTCCATCTAATCGATGCCTGGGAGATGAGCCTGGCCCACTATCTGCCGCATAACCTCCACCCACAACCTCCCATTATTACCAATATGATAAACCATATCTTGTCCTACATATGTCCTCAGAAGGATGGCTAG